The Vanessa tameamea isolate UH-Manoa-2023 chromosome 2, ilVanTame1 primary haplotype, whole genome shotgun sequence genome has a segment encoding these proteins:
- the LOC113401093 gene encoding putative leucine-rich repeat-containing protein DDB_G0290503 has protein sequence MDPKELRANAPLSISLSDDSTKYVHSSPTLPGNKSKSYHEIGSNSMGKVDAAAARPCAIIGPDRVLTQTSSDVYLKKAPVEPWPCSDNTYRQPPDYPNKLSEYPPIRNISPRQTFQENMQRVMVPPTYNSIKNSDESSLKNSKLNMPQEAKYCDVPYNMNSATNELKSVRNADMPMSSVNPAYSRAVPHYGWPTGVSVRPPRPYGAPEIYQFQEYPGGVGPRPVTIPHPHRVHREEAAQVYSERFYQEANIRFKPYPVLKEKHQQTRYDYINNYQNNFHPPVSFAPHKYDLQKSIHPHPYPVYSQVPLKYLDRRVHESFVDGYQRSNQQPNFNPQFHNQVIHPSYGPTSGNCIQNKSFTDLSAKAMAANKLPYETNNKIYVELDTSRNKGYPMPENVYYNEINHTQHMRSEILLQNYPTLNMHSMPQHQIYRRENIPLKHYEYNVHHRNIDQSVNINYSLPRIPLQFSPNTVAISPSDSNTSNDTAHTVGTGQEDCGYVSQSSSNSARSLDANNMSAHKDRYRRHDYNNQTIHRNLHINNSEKNPKNKINSSSKKNIDVRQFLQMWNEGEDEASESNKEIVTQIHQNNFSIPSKATNNQEQLYVLGLVNVPSEELSKYEHIQKISKLPENIKGYNNIELLNQYEELLESPINNNFKNIQKVHKDHNSSKRPNDKEIVTLPRPVSPLDVEAKISQSVIHKEVGCNFEIKPCSPEMLNVEVATPIQSILGERIIEKVANPITNTSKSPRLSMNDDNRNHSNIKIASCDMISKQYTVNNYANGIKNNHYNVQDFDSNSGICLASLPRLDNDIELNFPEINQQFIKANKIESESNLFQKDLVQLNLDQVSHEKNNFHQNSTNLPSQFCLGSAPEKEFSKLSKYRKNKKCDLMPKEDILEKSNVGTAQQRINSVIIKNPDTKLPEDTNNSCSTTNNTLSENINNNYNTDQNSENLLSSLLPDNSENNKMLSFDTAIDFSLNKTEETNSYDCLSKCNDEPDYFSDNENINFSSVTVIDKEIISKDQPIELQIKEIKEIETVEDVTINNNALISYEMAIDDPNKENSIPVIKNISNITEIEEYANLQQNSTGDIIQGNDCLGVSFTVSEIVDEENIKNNQIFTTIPDVISDKVENYLEKNLETIEFESTLDSDEKEVESNSDTITANENKCDDDDKMHVILETEAETTEDKNINIITARENSTIETVLSKVIKNKINEGSILQNATSVENNKEDLTGVFDEIKEIVNSTENKNGEKEKILMPDIIETKDINEELEQLQYVKSYPIDDHLEVNYKTYDYNAIPKLKDSLLKDSSQDTNMIETKVNDYMTTLNSSECSSNCEKRIPHSPLNNVDLKSSEKKEEELSNRNQDKNCNNKELVPCTNINNENLKDNQEISFSKEKENIKNDVDEFSNKLKMTKAIKSPYRKRKYSYFAKELYSSRIQKLLTFNEGICKVIPNNVFKTTEKLTKADTSDVILNEDDKKESKDVEIKSAVQNDVDDIIDVSESCANEDQIINCSSFKTQRDGKDFKKSTEDETFLNEENCTKTTNCAPLMRLNVLKRSLSESALGDYEENENLSLFAPAKRKKRSHNIVNPVISEELCSIIQTNRRNSISTFYNDDNVFILIDNDIIITEEQDDTDKMYYTEIPDDISNNITQNDFSNNENTTLNTEMVSVETNLLCEYSNNLNFIEEKTVEESWVEDVACIETVVSDDITDDIDYENVSPKKNNIDDETVSDDSPIFCDSKHINKIKNIYGNNMCSSDTQILQTLYMTPQMNVNKTLVDIESHSLDKYQDYKTLDLSLENGHLDKTEKGILTYDTCEVTNEKENISEEDITITKIKQNKQINDFYVTSEYNEEKEKCIVHSCESNNDYLMSSTNALSSYSNSSSPEVSSTTSEEKNSSILLKITNHNGSRVSKINEIGSLDRLSYKLTEKKEYQNYNTNFSTSGTLITKAAQKYIPPLKESIRDLKIKLTLPQHRLHTLKQLQVSKVEPKIDNIIKYINNNTKKEIPKKKKPKFEDVLKSIDEIQFKKHKDKIKRGKNVIPKVVIKKSEDGAHYASSKRFDHKETYNPDLTGRKWQPWVFLEKNNFIDKMAIKKKVNAVYCHRKNNYVLAEKFRKYKSVYNANFVISQPSSDNSAKGTLKYTIRLKHK, from the coding sequence ATGGATCCTAAAGAATTAAGGGCCAACGCACCACTCAGTATAAGCTTAAGTGATGACAGTACTAAATATGTCCACAGCAGCCCAACGCTGCCAGGTAACAAAAGCAAATCATATCATGAAATTGGATCAAACTCAATGGGCAAGGTGGATGCGGCGGCCGCGCGGCCGTGCGCTATTATTGGACCTGATCGGGTGCTCACTCAAACCTCTagtgatgtttatttaaaaaaagcgcCAGTTGAACCTTGGCCTTGTTCAGATAATACATACCGTCAACCACCTGATTACCCAAACAAGTTATCTGAATATCCCCCTATCAGGAACATATCACCAAGACAAACATTCCAAGAAAATATGCAGCGGGTAATGGTTCCACCTACATataattccataaaaaatagTGATGAAAgtagtttaaaaaattcaaagttaAATATGCCGCAAGAGGCTAAATACTGTGATGTGCCTTATAATATGAATTCTGCAACCAATGAACTAAAAAGTGTTAGAAATGCTGACATGCCTATGTCTAGTGTTAATCCTGCTTATAGTAGAGCAGTACCGCATTATGGGTGGCCTACTGGTGTTAGTGTTCGGCCTCCGAGACCTTATGGTGCTCCTGAAATTTACCAGTTTCAAGAATATCCCGGTGGTGTTGGTCCAAGACCTGTGACAATACCACATCCTCACAGGGTACATCGTGAAGAAGCTGCTCAAGTTTATTCGGAACGTTTTTATCAAGAAGCTAATATACGGTTTAAGCCATACCCTGTTTTGAAAGAAAAGCATCAACAAACAAGGTatgactatataaataattatcaaaataattttcatccACCTGTGTCATTCGCACCTCACAAATATGATTTACAAAAATCAATACACCCGCATCCATATCCGGTTTATTCCCAAGTACCGTTAAAATACCTGGATAGAAGAGTCCATGAATCTTTTGTAGATGGTTACCAAAGATCTAATCAACAACCAAATTTTAATCCTCAATTTCATAACCAAGTTATTCACCCTTCATACGGTCCAACATCAGGGAATTGCATACAAAATAAGTCTTTTACAGATTTATCAGCTAAAGCAATGGCTGCAAATAAGTTGCCATATGaaactaataacaaaatttatgttgAGTTAGATACTTCTCGTAACAAAGGTTACCCCATGCCTgagaatgtttattataatgaaattaatcatACACAGCATATGAGGagtgaaattttattacaaaattacccCACATTGAATATGCATTCTATGCCACAACATCAAATCTATAGAAGAGAGAATATACCTTTAAAACATTATGAGTATAATGTCCATCATAGGAATATAGATCagtctgtaaatataaattattcattaccAAGAATACCTTTACAATTTTCACCAAACACTGTTGCGATTTCTCCTTCTGACTCAAACACTAGTAATGATACTGCACATACTGTAGGAACAGGTCAAGAGGACTGTGGGTATGTAAGCCAATCATCATCTAACAGTGCGAGAAGTTTGGATGCTAACAATATGTCAGCTCATAAAGACAGATACAGAAGACATGACTACAACAACCAAACAATTCAtagaaatttacatattaataattctgaaaaaaaccctaaaaataaaataaattcttcaaGCAAAAAGAACATTGATGTTAGACAATTTTTACAAATGTGGAATGAAGGAGAAGATGAGGCCAGTGAATCCAATAAAGAGATTGTGACAcaaattcatcaaaataatttttctataCCATCTAAAGCGACTAATAATCAGGAACAACTCTATGTTCTTGGATTAGTAAATGTACCTAGTGAGGAACTTAGTAAATACGAACATATACAGAAAATTTCTAAACTTCCTGAAAATATAAAAGGTTATAACAACATAGAATTGTTAAATCAATATGAAGAACTTTTGGAATCACCAATtaacaataactttaaaaatattcaaaaagtaCATAAAGATCATAACTCGTCTAAAAGACCAAATGATAAAGAAATTGTAACTTTGCCACGGCCAGTTTCTCCTTTAGATGTAGAAGCAAAAATTAGCCAATCTGTTATTCATAAAGAAGTAGGTtgtaactttgaaataaaacctTGTAGTCCCGAAATGTTAAATGTAGAAGTTGCAACACCAATACAGAGTATACTAGGGGaaagaattattgaaaaagttgCTAACCCAATCACTAATACATCCAAGTCACCAAGGCTATCAATGAATGATGACAATAGAAatcatagtaatattaaaattgcaaGTTGTGATATGATTAGTAAACAATATACTGTTAATAACTATGCTAATGGGATAAAAAACAACCATTATAATGTTCAAGACTTTGACAGCAATTCCGGTATATGCTTAGCCTCTCTCCCGAGATTAGATAATGACATCGAGCTTAATTTTCCTGAAATTaatcaacaatttataaaagcaaataaaattgaatctgAATCAAATCTGTTTCAAAAGGATTTAGTGCAATTGAATTTAGACCAAGTCAGCCATGAAAAGAACAATTTCCATCAAAACAGTACCAACTTACCATCACAATTTTGTTTGGGTTCTGCGCCTGAAAAAGAATTTtccaaattaagtaaatataggAAGAACAAAAAATGTGACTTAATGCCTAAAGAAGATATTCTAGAAAAAAGCAATGTAGGTACAGCGCAACAGCGAATAAacagtgtaattataaaaaatccagATACTAAATTACCTGAAGATACTAATAACTCTTGCTCTACTACCAACAACACTTTGAGtgagaatataaataacaactaTAATACGGATCAAAATTCTGAAAACCTTCTTTCTTCTTTACTGCCTGATAacagtgaaaataataaaatgttgtcttTCGACACAGCTATTGATTTTAGCTTAAATAAAACTGAAGAAACGAATTCGTACGATTGCCTTAGTAAATGTAATGATGAACCAGATTACTTTAGTGATAATGagaatataaatttttcatCTGTAACAGTAAttgataaagaaattatatcaaAAGACCAACCTATAGagttacaaataaaagagaTAAAAGAAATTGAAACCGTTGAAGATGTTACTATTAACAATAATGCATTGATATCTTATGAAATGGCGATAGATGACCCAAACAAAGAAAATAGTATCCctgttataaaaaacatttcaaatataactgAAATTGAAGAGTATGCTAATCTACAACAAAATAGTACAGGTGATATAATCCAGGGAAACGACTGCTTAGGTGTATCCTTCACTGTATCGGAAATAGTTGAtgaagaaaatatcaaaaataatcaaatatttacaacaattccGGATGTAATTAGTGATAAAGTAGAAAATTACCTTGAGAAAAACTTAGAGACTATCGAATTTGAATCTACACTAGACTCCGATGAAAAAGAAGTTGAAAGTAATAGTGATACAATCACCGCAAACGAAAATAaatgtgatgatgatgataaaatgCATGTCATATTAGAAACTGAAGCTGAAACTACCgaggataaaaatattaacattatcacTGCAAGAGAGAACAGTACGATAGAGACTGTACttagtaaagtaattaaaaacaaaattaatgaagGATCTATTTTGCAAAATGCAACGTcagtagaaaataataaagaagatTTAACTGGagtttttgatgaaataaaagaaattgtaaatagtacggaaaataaaaatggcgaaaaagaaaaaatcttaatgCCAgatataattgaaacaaaagaTATAAATGAGGAGCTTGAGCAGCTTCAATATGTGAAATCTTATCCTATAGATGACCATTTAGAAGTAAATTACAAAACCTACGATTATAATGCCATACCAAAATTGAAAGATTCTTTATTGAAAGACAGTAGTCAAGACACAAACATGATTGAAACGAAGGTGAATGACTACATGACCACATTAAATTCATCCGAATGTAGTAGTAACTGTGAAAAACGAATACCCCATTCGCCACTCAATAATGTTGACTTAAAAAGTTCAGAAAAGAAGGAAGAGGAACTTTCAAATCGGAATCAAGACAAAAATTGCAATAACAAAGAATTAGTTCCGTGTACAAATATCAATAATGAAAATCTAAAAGACAATCAAGAAATTAGCTTTagtaaagaaaaagaaaatattaaaaatgatgttGATGAGTTCAGCAATAAGCTGAAAATGACTAAAGCTATTAAAAGTCCatatagaaaaagaaaatatagttattttgcCAAAGAACTTTATTCATCTAGAATTCAAAAACTTCTTACATTCAATGAAGGGATTTGCAAAGTAATaccaaataatgtttttaaaacaacagAAAAACTAACCAAAGCAGATACTTCAGACGTAATATTAAAcgaagatgataaaaaagaaagCAAAGACGTAGAAATAAAGAGTGCTGTGCAAAATGATGTAGATGATATCATAGATGTCTCTGAAAGTTGTGCAAACGaagatcaaataattaattgtagttCTTTTAAAACCCAAAGAGACGgcaaagattttaaaaaaagtacagaaGATGAAACATTTCTTAATGAGGAAAACTGTACAAAAACGACAAATTGCGCCCCTCTTATGCgactaaatgttttaaaaagatCTTTATCAGAATCAGCATTAGGAGATTACGAAGAAAATGAAAACCTTTCACTCTTTGCTCCTGCCAAACGTAAAAAAAGAAGTCATAACATTGTAAACCCTGTGATTTCAGAAGAATTGTGTAGTATAATACAAACTAACCGAAGAAATTCTATATCGACATTCTACAATGACGACAACGTATTTATACTTATAgacaatgatataattataaccgAAGAACAAGATGATACAGACAAAATGTACTACACTGAAATACCTGatgatatatcaaataatattacgcaaaatgatttttcaaataatgaaaatactaCTTTAAACACAGAAATGGTTTCAGTTGAGACAAATCTGCTCTGTGAGTattcgaataatttaaattttatcgaagAAAAAACCGTCGAAGAATCATGGGTAGAAGACGTTGCTTGTATAGAAACAGTAGTGAGCGACGACATAACTGATGATATTGATTATGAAAATGTGTCACCTAAAAAGAATAATATAGACGATGAAACTGTAAGCGATGACTCTCCTATATTTTGTGATagtaaacatataaacaaaataaaaaacatatatggtAACAATATGTGTAGTAGCGATACACAAATACTGCAAACCTTATATATGACTCCGCAAATGAATGTTAATAAAACTCTTGTTGATATAGAATCTCATAGTTTAGATAAATATCAAGACTATAAGACATTAGATCTTTCACTGGAAAATGGTCATCTTGATAAAACTGAAAAAGGGATTCTTACATACGACACGTGTGAAGttacaaatgaaaaagaaaacataagCGAAGAAGATATAactatcacaaaaataaaacaaaataaacagatAAACGACTTTTACGTTACAAGTGAATATaatgaagaaaaagaaaaatgcaTAGTGCACTCATGCGAAtctaataatgattatttgatGAGTTCAACAAATGCTTTATCTAGTTATTCAAATTCAAGTTCACCTGAAGTGTCTTCAACAACATCGGAGGAGAAAAATTcaagcattttattaaaaataacaaatcataATGGGTCTAGAGTgtcaaaaattaatgaaattggaTCCTTGGATCGATTAAGTTATAAACTCACCGAAAAAAAGGAGTACCagaattataacacaaattttAGTACGTCAGGGACATTGATTACAAAAGCTGCTCAAAAATACATACCACCTTTGAAAGAAAGCATACGTGAtctcaaaataaaacttaccttACCTCAACATCGTCTTCATACCTTGAAACAGTTACAAGTATCCAAAGTGGAACCAAagatagataatataataaaatatattaataataatacaaaaaaagaaataccaaaaaaaaagaaaccaaaatTCGAAGATGTTCTTAAAAGTATAgatgaaattcaatttaaaaaacataaagacaaaataaaacgaGGGAAAAATGTAATACCAAaagtagttataaaaaaaagtgaagATGGGGCACATTATGCCAGTAGCAAAAGATTCGATCACAAAGAAACATATAACCCGGACCTAACCGGTAGAAAATGGCAACCTTGGGTTTTCCTTGAAAAGAATAATTTCATTGATAAAATGGCTATTAAGAAAAAAGTAAACGCCGTGTATTGTCACCGAAAAAACAATTACGTATTAGCGGAAAAGTTTAGAAAATACAAATCAGTTTATAATGCCAATTTTGTCATATCCCAACCTAGCTCTGACAATTCAGCCAAGGGAACCTTGAAATATACAATTAGGTTGaagcacaaataa
- the LOC113401065 gene encoding lipid scramblase CLPTM1L, protein MKYISITLILSLIFAGYVINTIWTLAEIFIPPECSRGERCFSNYLASNPVQHLVLYTSVKEYPYRNGIYEASLNKVHTSLKFDYRNEATVVVTLKIPRKTRNNGTFYMHAVLLDEKRLYDDFIDIFRTESVHTLPLVTHTEPQAATFNLLQSNDEGKKQNTEKKLKPYSHIATVAPLAILTDNLNLPVHKIPAELYPYIRVRGEKFLPIIQHNVLKSRISHLQLLNSSTPEVNVTVTVAPATYGSLRLALHVRLALEQLHGLGFSDKDVDDVKGIFADTNLYLLSATVLIASCHLLFDFLAFKNDVSFWKRKRSLAGLSARTVIWRAFSQLVIFFYLLDEQTSLLVLVPAGISAVIEAWKVSVVLHVRVAREGWRLRVWRARADAAERSTARADREAMRYLALLLYPLCGAGALYSLLYEPHRGWYSWALTSVVNGVYAFGFLLMLPQLFVNYRLRSVAALPWRAFMYKAFNTFIDDVFAFIITMPTAHRVACFRDDLVFLVYLYQRWLYPVDKTRTDTAASMDENPEELEPIKQKDD, encoded by the exons ATGAAGTACATTTCAATTACTTTGATTTTGTCACTTATTTTTGCGGgatatgtaattaatacaatttggaCATTAGCCGAAATTTTTATTCCACCGGAATGTAGTCGTGGCGAAAGATGTTTTTCAAATTATCTAGCATCAAATCCTGTACAGCATCTAGTATTATATACTTCCGTTAAGGAGTATCCTTATAGAAATGGAATCTATGAGGCAtctttaaataaagtacatacTTCCTTAAAGTTTGATTATCGGAATGAAGCAACAGT GGTGGTGACACTGAAAATACCTCGTAAGACCCGTAACAATGGAACATTTTATATGCATGCAGTTTTATTAGATGAAAAACGGCTTTACGAcgattttattgacatatttcGTACAGAGTCCGTTCACACATTACCTCTAGTAACACACACTGAACCACAAGCCGCTACATTTAATCTTCTACAGTCCAAT gatgaaggaaaaaaacaaaacacggaAAAAAAGCTTAAGCCATACTCACACATAGCTACAGTTGCACCATTAGCAATTTTAACTGACAACTTAAATCTGCCTGTTCATAAAATACCTGCTGAATTATATCCTTATATaag AGTACGAGGTGAAAAATTCCTTCCTATAATACagcataatgttttaaaatctcGAATTTCCCATTTGCAACTGCTGAACAGCAGCACACCGGAAGTTAATGTAACAGTCACTGTAGCTCCAGCTACATATGGTTCTCTGCGCCTGGCATTGCATGTGCGACTTGCATTGGAACAACTACATGGCTTGGGTTTCAGCGATAAAGACGTTGATGATGTTAAGGGAATATTTGCTGACACCAATCTTTATTTACTATCTGCAACTGTTTTAATTGCTAGCTGTCAT TTGTTATTTGACTTTCTGGCATTCAAGAATGATGTGTCTTTTTGGAAGCGAAAGCGGTCCCTGGCTGGTCTCTCTGCTCGGACCGTAATTTGGCGTGCTTTCTCACAATTAGTCATTTTCTTTTATCTACTAGATGAACAAACTTCATTGTTAGTTCTCGTTCCCGCCGGTATCAGTGCAGTAATAGAG GCGTGGAAGGTGAGCGTGGTGCTGCACGTGCGCGTGGCGCGCGAGGGCTGGCGGCTGCGCGTGTGGCGCGCGCGCGCGGACGCGGCCGAGCGCAGCACGGCGCGCGCCGACCGCGAGGCCATGCGCTACCTCGCGCTGCTGCTCTACCCGCTGTGCGGCGCCGGCGCGCTCTACTCGCTGCTGTACGAGCCGCACCGCGG CTGGTACTCGTGGGCGCTGACGAGCGTGGTGAACGGCGTGTACGCGTTCGGGTTCCTGCTGATGCTGCCGCAGCTGTTCGTGAACTACCGGCTGCGCTCGGTGGCGGCGCTGCCGTGGCGCGCCTTCATGTACAAGGCCTTCAACACGTTCATCGACGACGTGTTCGCCTTCATCATCACCATGCCCACCGCGCACCGCGTGGCCTGTTTCCGCGACGACCTCGTCTTCCTCGTCTACTTGTACCAAAGATG GTTATATCCCGTAGACAAGACCCGAACCGACACCGCTGCCAGCATGGACGAGAACCCCGAGGAGCTGGAACCCATTAAACAGAAAGATGACTGA